The DNA region TGATGCAGATGGTGATCCTATTCAGGATACACAAGAACAAATACAAGGCAAAACTGTACCAGATTATATTCTTGGTGGAAACACTACGATAAAGTATAAAAACCTAAGATTATATGCATCGGCAGATTATAGAACTGGTCATGTATTCTACAATAATTTATATGATGCATTAGAGTTTACAGGTTTAACACCACATAGTGTTGAATCAGGAAGACAACCATTTGTTTTTCCAAATTCTTCATATGCAGATGGAAACGGTGGATATACTGCAAATACAACCAGATTGACATCGGGGGGCGGGAATGCTTTTTGGGATTCTTATAATGAAATTAAAGAAAACTATGTTACAGACGCTACAAGCTTAAGATTGCGTGAAGTTTCTTTAACCTATGATTTTAATCAAGAATTTTTAGAGCAAATTGGGCTGTCAGAGTTAACTCTAGGTATATTCGGCAGAAACTTGGTTACATGGTTACCTAAAGAAAATAAGATTACTGATCCAGAGTTCGGACTTGACACAGGAAATGCGGTAGGTATCGGTACTCAACAACAAGGTCCTCCTTCAAGAACTTTTGGTGCATCTCTTACTGTTAAATTTTAAATAAAAGATAAAATGAAAAATAAAACAAAATATATAAAATATCTAAGCATCATAGTTAGTATGCTGGTTTTTATAGGTTGTGATGATTTTTTGGATGTAAATGAAAACCCAAATGACCCATCTATATCTACTCCTGATTTAACTTTGCCAGTTGCTCAACAAGCACTAGTAGATATAAACGCGGAAGAAATGACTTACTTAGGGCAGTTTATGACTTATAATTGGTCAACACCATCAAATTGGTCCGCCAATCAAGAGTTGATTCAATATAATATAGCAAACACTTTTTTCAGTAATATTTTTGAAGAATCTTATTTACTGGTTTTCAAAGATTTAACTTTTGTTGAAAATTTCGGAGGAGACGAATCCGATATAGACTATTCTGCATATAAAGCAATAGCCACAATTCTTAAAAGTTTTCAATATCAATATTTAGTAGACTTATACGGCGATATTCCTTTTTCAGAAGCAAACCTGAGAGCGGAAAACCCAACTCCCGCCTATGACGATGAGGAAGCCGTTTACACTGCTTTAATTGATAATCTTACCACAGCTGCCGTGTTAGCCCTAAATGTTAGTGCTGATGCTGAAAACCCAGGGACTCAGGATATAATCTATGGAGGAGATATGACACACTGGGCAGAATTTGCAAATACAATTAAATTACGTTTATTGGTACGATTAAGCGGAACAGGTCAAGATGCTTACATTCAAGAGCAATTAGACTTAATAGCTGCAAATGGAGCTGGCTATATTACCAGTAACGTTAGTGCTAATCCTGGTTACTCTGATAACGAAGGCAAACAAAGCCCTTTCTTTGGTTATATAGGTAGAGGACCTAACAACACAACTCTTGACAGAAATGATTTTACCGTTGCGACAGATTACATCCTCGAATATTTAACCACAAATGGCGACGATAGATTAAATCAACTATATTCTGAAGCAGTTAATGGTGGTTACAAAGGAGCAGAACAAACTACAATCCTTCCTGGTTCTGGATTTACATCTAATGACTTGTCTCATGTAGGACCTGGATTATTAGTAAGTTCCGAACAAGACCAACCATTAATGCTGTACAGCGAAGGTTTATTACTTCAAGCAGAAGCTACCGTTAGAGGCTATTTGCCAGGTGGTGATGCCGCCGCAAAAGCATTATATGAAGCAGCTATAGAAGAGTCCTTTGAATACCTTCATGTACCACCCATAGATGCCGATGCTACTGCAACACCACCAGTAGAAGCCGCCACTACCCTCGAAAGAGCCCAAGCCTATCATTCTCAACCTATAAAAAATGTGGCCTGGGATTCATCCACTGATAAAATTGAAGCTATAATCACTCAAAAATGGATAGCACTAAACGGAACATCTTCAATTGAGTCTTGGGTTGAATTAACACGAACAGGATTTCCTGTTGGCCTACCTATTCCAGCTGAATCTGATGGCGTAAGACCTGTAAGATTATTATATCCCGATTCAGAGGTTGGAAGAAACGCTTTAAACGTTCCTGCTCAAACTAAAAGCGATGCATTTACGAACAATCCATTTTGGAAATAAAAAATAAAATAATGAAAAAGATATTTTTAAAATTTAATTTTATCGCAGCATTGTTACTTGTTGTATTAATTACATCTTGTGATGCGATTGTTGACCAAGATGAAGTAGATTTTGGCAAAGGACCTATATTAGCTCAGTTTCAAAACACAACAGATGAGCTAAACATTATTAAAAATCCAAATATCTCGTTTATAGATTACGAAATACCAATAACTTATTTTGGTGGAAGAAATGAAGTTTTGGATAGAGATGTAGAAGTAACAATTGCTACCAGTGCAGATTCTGAGGCACAGGAAGGTGTGGATTTTGAATTAACTTCAACTTCTCTAACTATACCTGCAGGCGAAAATACAGCAAATACGTCTGTACGCATTCTTACAACAGATTTAGTTCCATTTGATTTTAAGGACATTATACTTGAAATAACCAGTTCATCAGAAGCGGTATCAGATGTTAATTCTATGAATTTAACACTCAAAACCCTTGATGAAAATACACTGGCAGGTACTTATGACGTAGAGGAAGGACAATACTGGAACTCTGGTTCTTTAGCGGGAAATTATTCCGGGACAGTTTCCATCGAAGCTGTTTCTCCTGATTTGTACAGACATGTTGGTATTGGATTTTGGCCAGAAGACAATGATTTTTATTTTACCGTAGACCCTGCTACAAATGTAATTACTGTATTAGACAAAGATTTAGAAGGAGAACCAACCTTATTAAATGGATCTCCGATAATGACATGTGCCGGAGGTAAATTTGAATCCGTTGTTTGTGATGAAACTACAACTAATCAAGAACTTAAGCCTGATGGCAAACATATCGTAAAAATTACTACTGGATATTTTAGAGGAGCTGGTGCTACAAGAGAATTTACCGAAACCTTAGTTAGACAAAACTAATTATTCAATTAACTATTTTTAATATTACGAACAGTAACTAAAAAACCACCTCAATTGAGGTGGTTTTTTATTTACCTTTACCCCATGGACAAAACAACTCAGATTTACGGTATACGCGCGGTCATAGAAGCTATAAATGCTAATGAACCTATTGACAAGGTATTTGTCCAGAAAGGCCTTAAAGGAGATTTATCACGTGAACTAGAAGGATTAGTTCGCAAAAATGGAATCAACTGTTCTTACGTACCTATTGAGAAACTGAACCGCTTAACACAGAATAATCATCAAGGCGTTGTTGCCAATATTTCTCCCATTACTTTTTATGAACTTGAAGAACTTGTTGAGAGCGTCATAGCTGACAAGGAAGCTCCTTTATTTCTACTTCTTGACCAACTTTCTGATGTTCGTAATTTTGGTGCGATTATAAGAACTGCAGAATGCACCGGAGTAGATGGTATTATTATACAGAAAAAAGGTGCTGCACCCGTTACTGCCGATACAATTAAAACATCCGCGGGAGCTGCTTTTAACGTCCCTATCGCAAAGGTAGACCATATTAAAGATGCTGTTTATTACCTTCAAGCAAGTGGAATAAGCGTTGTTGGCGCTACAGAAAAAACGGACACCTCAATATACGATGTTAATTTTACCGGGCCATCGGCAATAATCATGGGTTCTGAAGATAGGGGTATCTCCCCTTCTACCCTAAAAGCAGCAGATTATTTGGCAAAATTACCTTTGTTGGGTGAAATTGAATCTTTAAATGTTTCAGTTGCTTGTGCAGTCTTTCTATATGAAGCCGTTAGACAAAGAACGGTGGTCAAAGCTTAGTTTTCTAACTTAACGGTCGCCAAAAACTAATACTACTTCAAAGAATCCCTTTCTTTACTTTCCTTGAAGTGATAATTGACTTGGACTGTATCTTCAGGAATATCTTTGTCCGGTAGCTTTTCTATAAAATTACCGTTTTCATCAAATTGGCGAAGAAATGCATCAGCTTCTTCATCATAATCCTCATTTTCCCAATCGTATTTTTTCACCGGCGGCATTTCGGCTTTTAACACAAATGCCAGTAAAAGTCCTGCCAAAAACCCTCCTAGATGTCCTTCCCAAGAAATTCCATCTTTTACCGGAAAAATATACCAAAGCATACTTCCATATATAAAAACCACAATTAGGGATAAAGCTACCAACCGATAATGTTTGGTGAAAATCCCTTTAAAAAAAATAAAACTCGCCAAGAGATAAATAACACTACTCGCTCCAATATGATATGAAGGTCTACCTACTGCCCAAGTAAAAAAACCGGAAATTAGAACACCAATTAACAGAACACGTAGTGCTATACTTCGATAAAAATAGAACAGCGAAGCGCTTAATACGGCCAACGGAATAGTATTATTATAGAGGTGTTCTAGCGAACCATGAATAAAAGGACTCAATACGATGCCTTTTAAGCCTGTAACTCGTTGTGGGTATATACCGTATTCATTAAGATTGATTCTAAGCCTTAATTCCACCCAATACACCGTCCATATACTGAGCATTGCCAATAAAGGCACAATAATGACGCTGTTTGTAAATTTAAAATAGGTGTTTTCGGACATATCCACTAAAATAAGCAATAAGCTAGCCAACCTATTCTCTACTGCTAAATCGTCATTTGCTATGACATACATTCAACTTGGAAAAAAGCTCGTTTGCCTTTCTATATGAAACACGCTTCTGCCAACTTTATTATACTTTTGCATCATGAACGAACCTCTAGCGGAACGCATTCGCCCAAAAACATTAGAAGATTATATAAGCCAAAGCCACTTGGTAGGTAAAGAAGGCTCACTAACAAACCAGATAAAACGGGGAATTATACCTTCCCTAATTCTTTGGGGGCCTCCCGGTACCGGTAAAACAACTTTGGCAAATATAATAGCTAATGAAAGTGAGCGCCCCTTTTATATCCTTAGTGCTATTAATAGTGGGGTTAAAGATATACGTGAGGTAATAGATAAGGCAAAAAAAAGTGGCGGTCTTTTTACGGCCAAAAACCCTATTCTATTTATTGATGAAATCCATCGTTTTAGCAAATCACAACAAGATTCACTTCTAGCGGCTGTTGAGAAGGGTTGGGTTACCTTAATCGGCGCCACTACAGAAAACCCAAGTTTTGAGGTAATCCCAGCTTTATTATCACGATGTCAGGTGTATATTTTAAACGCTTTTGGAAAAGATGATTTAGAAAATCTATTAAAAAGAGCAATCAAAGAGGACAAATACCTTAAATCAAAAAAAATAGACCTAAAAGAGACCGAAGCTCTTATGAGGCTATCTGGCGGTGACGGACGCAAACTCTTGAATATTTTTGAACTAGTTGTAAATTCCGAAACCGGAGACACCGTAAAAATAACAGATGAACTTGTACTGAGCAAAGTTCAAAAAAATACAGTTCTTTATGATAAAACTGGCGAACAGCACTATGACATCATATCAGCTTTTATAAAATCCATTCGAGGGGGCGACCCCAACGGTGCCGTGTATTGGCTTGCCAGAATGATTGAAGGCGGCGAGGATATAAAATTCATAGCCCGTAGGCTCCTTATTTCGGCCTCAGAAGATATTGGTCTTGCCAACCCTACGGCTCTGGTCATTGCCAATAATGCTTTTCAGGCGGTTACCACCATTGGGTACCCTGAAGCAAGTATAATTCTTAGCCAATGTGCCGTTTACTTGGCCACGTCACCAAAAAGTAATGCTAGCTATATGGCGATTAAAAAGGCACAGCAAAAAGTTAGGGAAACCGGTGACCTTTCCGTTCCTCTGCCCTTGCGAAACGCTCCTACTAAATTAATGAAAGATTTAGGCTATGGAGCCGAATATAAATATGCCCACGATTATGAAAATAACTTCGTAGATGCCGAATTTTTACCTGAAGAATTAACTGGCACACCGTTTTATAAACCCGGAAATAACTCCAGAGAAAATGCCATTAAAGAATTCCTAAAAAATAGGTGGAAAGGAAAATACGACCATTAAAATTTAACGGTCAGTTCTTCGGTTTTAAGTTTACCATCAACGTATTGTTCAAAAAACCACTTCCCATTTTGCTGAAAGACCACACCGTTTGCACTATCTCCTTCGGCTAGAAAATAATCCGGAAGTGATGTTTTGTATATTTTTAACCGGATTTTAGGCGTGCTATCCACCAATTGAAATCCGTTAGGGATTTCTTGAGCATACAATGTGCCCATACCAGATTTTTCTGCATCTATCACAACATCAGATACACTTGGTGTTGGTGCCGACTGAACGGAACTTTTTAAATTAGAAGGCGTAGGCCGGTTATCCTTATAACTTTGAACTTCGCGCGTAGCTTCTTGTTGAACCATTGGCTGTTTATTCTTTGGCTCATAAGATTGAGCCTTTTCTTCAAT from Zobellia alginiliquefaciens includes:
- a CDS encoding SusD/RagB family nutrient-binding outer membrane lipoprotein, whose amino-acid sequence is MKNKTKYIKYLSIIVSMLVFIGCDDFLDVNENPNDPSISTPDLTLPVAQQALVDINAEEMTYLGQFMTYNWSTPSNWSANQELIQYNIANTFFSNIFEESYLLVFKDLTFVENFGGDESDIDYSAYKAIATILKSFQYQYLVDLYGDIPFSEANLRAENPTPAYDDEEAVYTALIDNLTTAAVLALNVSADAENPGTQDIIYGGDMTHWAEFANTIKLRLLVRLSGTGQDAYIQEQLDLIAANGAGYITSNVSANPGYSDNEGKQSPFFGYIGRGPNNTTLDRNDFTVATDYILEYLTTNGDDRLNQLYSEAVNGGYKGAEQTTILPGSGFTSNDLSHVGPGLLVSSEQDQPLMLYSEGLLLQAEATVRGYLPGGDAAAKALYEAAIEESFEYLHVPPIDADATATPPVEAATTLERAQAYHSQPIKNVAWDSSTDKIEAIITQKWIALNGTSSIESWVELTRTGFPVGLPIPAESDGVRPVRLLYPDSEVGRNALNVPAQTKSDAFTNNPFWK
- the rlmB gene encoding 23S rRNA (guanosine(2251)-2'-O)-methyltransferase RlmB, with protein sequence MDKTTQIYGIRAVIEAINANEPIDKVFVQKGLKGDLSRELEGLVRKNGINCSYVPIEKLNRLTQNNHQGVVANISPITFYELEELVESVIADKEAPLFLLLDQLSDVRNFGAIIRTAECTGVDGIIIQKKGAAPVTADTIKTSAGAAFNVPIAKVDHIKDAVYYLQASGISVVGATEKTDTSIYDVNFTGPSAIIMGSEDRGISPSTLKAADYLAKLPLLGEIESLNVSVACAVFLYEAVRQRTVVKA
- a CDS encoding rhomboid family intramembrane serine protease, whose product is MSENTYFKFTNSVIIVPLLAMLSIWTVYWVELRLRINLNEYGIYPQRVTGLKGIVLSPFIHGSLEHLYNNTIPLAVLSASLFYFYRSIALRVLLIGVLISGFFTWAVGRPSYHIGASSVIYLLASFIFFKGIFTKHYRLVALSLIVVFIYGSMLWYIFPVKDGISWEGHLGGFLAGLLLAFVLKAEMPPVKKYDWENEDYDEEADAFLRQFDENGNFIEKLPDKDIPEDTVQVNYHFKESKERDSLK
- a CDS encoding replication-associated recombination protein A; amino-acid sequence: MNEPLAERIRPKTLEDYISQSHLVGKEGSLTNQIKRGIIPSLILWGPPGTGKTTLANIIANESERPFYILSAINSGVKDIREVIDKAKKSGGLFTAKNPILFIDEIHRFSKSQQDSLLAAVEKGWVTLIGATTENPSFEVIPALLSRCQVYILNAFGKDDLENLLKRAIKEDKYLKSKKIDLKETEALMRLSGGDGRKLLNIFELVVNSETGDTVKITDELVLSKVQKNTVLYDKTGEQHYDIISAFIKSIRGGDPNGAVYWLARMIEGGEDIKFIARRLLISASEDIGLANPTALVIANNAFQAVTTIGYPEASIILSQCAVYLATSPKSNASYMAIKKAQQKVRETGDLSVPLPLRNAPTKLMKDLGYGAEYKYAHDYENNFVDAEFLPEELTGTPFYKPGNNSRENAIKEFLKNRWKGKYDH